A genomic window from Schistocerca serialis cubense isolate TAMUIC-IGC-003099 chromosome 4, iqSchSeri2.2, whole genome shotgun sequence includes:
- the LOC126473652 gene encoding piggyBac transposable element-derived protein 3-like, with product MEKNLQNGHLVFCSESDSDDDIRPKSYNTKNKSTVISETDSETEDNSETWSTDDCDLESIPLADRMTAMQQDSKPSTKVGKPTIHWKPGHLIRGDDETKFAGNTALPQEVLELDTPVEYFQYFFTKDIVQYIVEQSNLYSIQCRPNKCVNVSAGEIEQFIGTALFMSVIQLPATRHYWCKYLGHPAVGDIISCNRWEEIKCFIHFCDNSNLVPAGEPNHDKLFKIRSLLDQVCERLLQVPKEEFLAVDEQIIPTKCRSSLKQYNPSKPHKWGFKAFVLSGVSGFSYDYEIFAQTNIIIPGAMDLGASSNVVVRLTPTVSRHVNHKLFFDNWFTSVPLEVYLHKEGIQSVGTVRSNRVRGCILPKEAAMKKNGRGSMEEKTATVDGVQLSVVSWFDNKVVNTLSTYVGCKPEGEIKRLFRKGKEYKMVPCPRSVMIYNDYMGCVDLLDSMLGYYRIQIISKKWYLKIFFHLVDLACVNSWLLWRRRNTDYMPLVDFKVAVAEALCKTGKSLSKKRGRPSNQLQKQLDCKKKRSPTADLPQHQVRLDGIDHMPIWLENRGRGKYPECKGKSYIACMKCSVTLCLNKERNCFKFHNE from the coding sequence ATGGAAAAAAACTTGCAAAATGGACATCTCGTTTTCTGTTCGGAATCAGACAGTGATGATGATATTAGGCCTAAGAGttacaatacaaaaaataaaagtacTGTGATATCAGAAACAGACTCAGAAACAGAAGACAACAGTGAGACTTGGTCTACTGATGATTGTGACCTTGAAAGCATTCCTCTTGCAGACAGGATGACAGCAATGCAACAAGATTCAAAACCTTCAACTAAGGTGGGGAAACCTACCATACATTGGAAACCAGGACATTTGATTAGAGGGGATGATGAGACGAAATTCGCCGGAAATACTGCTCTTCCTCAGGAAGTATTGGAACTTGACACTCCAGTGGAATATTTCCAGTATTTCTTCACTAAAGACATAGTGCAGTACATAGTCGAACAATCCAATCTGTATTCGATACAGTGCCGACCCAATAAATGTGTAAATGTTAGTGCTGGAGAAATTGAACAATTTATTGGTACTGCCTTGTTTATGTCAGTCATTCAACTCCCAGCAACAAGACATTATTGGTGCAAATATCTTGGCCACCCTGCTGTGGGTGACATAATTAGTTGTAATCGATGGGAAGAAATAAAGTGTTTCATACACTTCTGTGATAACAGTAACCTAGTTCCCGCTGGTGAACCCAACCAtgacaaacttttcaaaattcgCTCACTGCTAGACCAAGTGTGTGAAAGACTGTTGCAAGTACCAAAAGAGGAATTCTTAGCTGTGGATGAACAGATTATTCCAACAAAATGCAGATCTTCACTAAAGCAATACAACCCCAGTAAACCACATAAATGGGGCTTCAAGGCTTTTGTCCTCAGTGGAGTGTCAGGCTTCAGCTATGATTATGAAATTTTTGCTCAGACTAATATCATAATACCTGGTGCTATGGATCTAGGAGCTAGCAGCAATGTTGTTGTGCGTCTTACACCAACAGTCTCACGACATGTGAATCACAAGTTATTTTTTGATAACTGGTTCACTAGTGTACCCTTGGAAGTGTACTTGCACAAGGAAGGTATACAATCAGTAGGGACAGTCCGGTCCAATCGAGTACGTGGTTGCATTTTACCTAAGGAGGCAGCAATGAAGAAGAATGGTCGAGGCAGCATGGAGGAAAAGACAGCAACAGTAGACGGTGTGCAACTGTCAGTAGTCTCCTGGTTTGATAATAAAGTAGTCAACACTTTGTCAACTTACGTTGGATGCAAACCAGAAGGCGAGATCAAGAGGCTTTTCAGGAAGGGAAAAGAATACAAAATGGTACCTTGTCCACGCTCTGTGATGATCTACAATGACTACATGGGGTGTGTCGATCTATTAGATTCTATGCTAGGATATTACAGAATTCAAATCATATCAAAGAAATGGTACTTGAAGATATTCTTTCATCTAGTTGACTTGGCTTGTGTGAACAGCTGGCTGTTATGGAGAAGAAGAAATACGGACTACATGCCCCTTGTTGATTTCAAGGTCGCAGTTGCAGAGGCCCTCTGTAAAACTGGGAAATCCTTATCCAAGAAACGTGGTAGGCCAAGCAATCAACTACAAAAACAGCTTGACTGCAAGAAGAAGAGAAGCCCTACAGCAGATCTTCCACAGCATCAGGTGCGACTGGATGGGATAGATCACATGCCTATctggctggaaaaccgtggtcgtGGCAAGTATCCAGAATGCAAGGGAAAATCCTATATAGCGTGTATGAAGTGCAGTGTGACATTGTGCTTGAATAAGGAGAGAAATTGCTTCAAGTTTCATAATGAATAG